The genomic stretch GACGCGTCAGGCTCCTGGATCGCAACGATGCCGCCTGGCCGGACGAGCCGGAGCATCTCCAGGAGCAGTTCCTCTTCCCGGCCGACCGGGGCAAACACGAACCGGACGTGTACGAGATCGAACGCTTGCGCGGGAAGCCTGGTGTGATACGCGTCCAGCTCGAGAATCTCGACGTTCGAGAGGCCGGCCTCTTTCGCGAACGCCCGCGCACCCGCGAGCTGCTTTGCATCCACATCGACGCCCACGACGCGGCCCGATGGTCCCACGCGCCGGCTGAGCGGCCCGAGAATACCCATTGCTCCGCAGCCGAGGTCGATGCAATGAGCGTCGGGGACGACGCCGATCCGATCGAGCATCGCCTCCGCTTCGGGCTCCCACACTCGTGCCTGGAGCCGCAACCGCTCGAGCTCGGCGGCCCCTCCGGCCAACAGGTACTCGCCTTCGATGTTACTCACGGCATGCCTCCCTCGAAGTCAAGCCGCCACCATCCTCTTCTTGGAACGCTTGATCGCATGGCGCTTTGATGGCACGAGCAGGTGGAGCTTGAGCCCTAACTCCTGACGGAGACGCAGCAGGTGCACACGCTCGGCGTCCGTGATGCGGATCCGCTGCCAGCGCTGACTCGCCCGCATCAGAGTCGCGTACACGAGCTTCAGGCAGCTCCGTTCATCAAAGAAGCGCGGGATGACCTTGGTGCGCCGGCGCTCTTCCAGGAAGCTCCGCTCGATCAGGTTGGTAGTCCGGGCGTACTTTCGATGGCCGATAGGAAGGCGCAGGTGAGCGAGGCTCGCTTCTAGATCCTCCCGGAGCGACGCCATCGCCGTCGGATAGGTGCGCTCGAAGCGCGCCAGGACAGCCATCGCGGTTTGGCGACCCACCTCGTAGGTCGGCGCGTCGCGGATCGCGACCAGGTGGGCCTTCACCTCGGCCCGCGCGGCGTCGGGCACCTTGTCCAGCACATTCCGCATCCGATGCACCCAACAGCGGATCCGCAGGCTCTTGGGCCACGTCTCCTTGATCGCGCGCAGGAGCCCGGGGGCGCCGTCGCTGGTGATGCTCACCGGCGGCCGTAGCCCGCGGCGGACCAAGTCCCGCAGCATCCCCAGCCAGCAGCGGTAGCTCTCCTTATTGCCCAAGGTCAGGTGCAGCAAGACTTTCCGGCCGTCCGCGAGGATGCCCCACCCGCACAGGAGGCCCTCCGCCCCCGCCGCCTTGGAGCCGGAGCGACTCATAGATCGCGTCCAGGAACAAGTACTCGACGGCAACGCCCGACAGGTCCCGCCGGGTGAACGCCTGGTATTCTTCCCACAGGCGTGCGGTGACTGCGCTCACTCCGCTCGCGCTGACCAGGCTGGCGCCGGTGACGTCGCGGAAGGTGTCCTCGATGTCCCGCGTCGACAACCCCCGAGCGTACATCTCAGCCACCAGGCGATCGAGGACGTCGGTATGGCCGCGCAAGAAGCTGAGGAGCTGGGACTGGTAGGGTATCGGCGTGTGCCGCACCTGGGGGATCTGCAGCGGGATGTCCCCTTCGGCCGTCCGCACCCGTCGGGGTCCGTAGCCGTTTCGGTACCCGCGATGCGGCTCGGCGCCGCGATGGCGGACGTAGCGATCCCGGCCGAGAAAGTCCGTGGCTTCCTCCTCGAGCAGCTCCTGCGCCAACTGCTGGGCCCCCAAGCGAAGCAGCGTCCCCACCACGTTCTGGTCCTTCGGCACGCCATCCTGGAGCAAGCGGGTGATCTCTTCCCGAATCTTAGTGCTCGGTGCTATCCTGGGCACGGGTCTGGGCTCCCCTGTCTGCTCCGCAAGGAGCTGGTGTTTGCCGACACCGTTAGGGTAGCCCAGGCCGTCAACTTTTACAGGGACTCTACCACATCACCCCGCACGGTGACACTGGTGACAATTCTCGTGTCACCGCGCTGAATGCTTTGCGAAATAAGCGCTGGGGTGGCGGAGGGGTGTGGGAATCGAACCCACCGCGAACCCGAAGGGCCCGCCGCCAGTTTTGAAGACTGGGAGACCCACCAGGATCCCTGCCCCTCCGCGATCGTGCAAACGTTCGGTCTCGGCGGTTGTCGGTCCCTCCCCTTCATGCTATGCTCGTCCGGCGGCGTGAACCCCGCGCGCATTCTCACTTCGCTTGGGGACAATTCCAGCGGGACGGACCGTTGCGATGAGCGACCGCGCGACACGTGTGCCTACCCTCATCACGCTCGGGTTGATCACCGCCTTCGCGGTCAGCGCCTGCGCGCCGCGGAACTCTGTCAAACCGCCGGAGCAGGCGCCGCGTACCGGCGGGCAGCCGTCCCCGATCGTGGACAGCCCGCTCGACGGGCTGCCCATCCCGCGTGAAGCCGCGCTGCTCCGGCCGCTCGCCGTCATCGTCGAAAACCATCCAGAAGCCCGGCCGCAGTGGGGACTCGCGCGCGCGTCGCGGGTGTACGAGGCGCTGACCGAGGGCCCCATTACCCGGTACTTGGCGCTGTACGGCACCCAGGCCGTGGACCGGGTCGGGCCGGTCCGCTCCATCCGCACGCAGTTTCTCAATTACGTCCTGGAAACCGGCGCGGCCCTGGCTCATGTCGGCGGCAACGAAGATGCGCTCGACCTCATACCGGCGCTGCGCATCACCAACCTCGACGAGTTCCGCTTCTCGGGTGCCTACTGGAGAGTCCCGAGCCGGGGCATCGCCTACGAGCACACGATGTTCACGTCCACGGCGGCCTTGCGCGACGTCACCGGCGAGCACGGCTGGGCGGAATGGGCCGCCGTGGCGCACCCGATATGGAAGAACGACGTCGCGCTGCCCGAGCGGCCGGCCGCGCAAACCGTGACCATCGATTTCTCCGACCCGCTCTACCGGGTCCGATGGCTGTACCGGCGTACGACCAACGATTACGCCAGGGAACTGGCCGGCCGGCCCGATGTCGATGCCGGGACCGGGATCGTCCTCCACGCGGCGACGATTTCCGTCATGGTCGTCCCGCGGACCGAAGGCCGCACGCACATTCGCGAGGACACGTGGACGTACGACGATGTCGGCAGCGGGCCCGCCTGGGTGGTCGAGGACGGCATGGTGATTCCGGCGACGTGGCACAAGGAGTCCCGGTCGGCGCGCCTAGTCTTCGTTGATCAACACGGGGCGGAGATCCCGATGAACCGCGGCCCGCAGTGGATCGAGATCATTCCGCCGAGCGTGGCCCCGGTCTTCGAATAGCGCGCATCTCCCGCACGCAGTTAGACGCTCCTGCTTCTGAGGAACAATCTATTGACCTGTTCCCGGGCGGAGCAAGGCAAAAGGAGGCGACATATAATGCCGCACAGGCTTGGTATGTCTGCACATGCGGCGGGACGGGTCTTGTTGATGACCATTCTGCTGCTGACGCTCGCAAGCACGGCGGCGCTGGCGCAGACCTCGCCGCCCCCGACTCCGCCGTCTTATCCGTCGCAACCCGCACAACCGTCGCAACCCGCGCAGCCCTCACAACCGGCGCAACCGTCCCAGCCATCGCAGCCGTCGGCACCATCGCAACCGTCGCAGCCGTCCCAACCCGCGCAGCCGTCCCAACCCGCGCAACCGTCGGCCCCGGGCGGATCGCTCCTCGGCATGGGTACGACCACGGCGGTCGTGGTCGGGCTGATCCTGGTGCTGATCATCATCGTGGCGATTGTCGCGATTTCTCGAAGCGGCGGCGCGAGCACCAGCACGTCCGTGACGCGGGACCGGTCTTAGGCACCACCGCGAAGCGAGGTTCGCACCGCAGCCCGCGGCGCGCAGTGTAACCGGCCCGGCGCCGGGCGGTATCGGCCGCCCGGCGCCGGGCGTTACGGCGCCGGCCGTGCGGCCGGCGGGCGCTGCGCAAACACCCGCTTGTCCCCTACCCGCCGCGTGACGCGGCGGGCGTCGAAGTATTCGAGAAGCGTCAGCGTGAATTTCCGGCTGTTGCCGAGCAGATCCCGAAGGGACGCCACCGTGATCTCTCCCTGGGCCGCCAGCTGGTCGCGCACCCGTGCCTCCACGTCGGCCAGCACGTCGCGGTGGAACATCACGCCCGCGCCGACGTCGACGAGCGTCCCGTCGTCGAGCAGCGCCTGGAACATCCGCTCGGCGGCGCCGCGATCGGCGGCCCGGGCCAGGACCTCGCCGCGGTCGGGCGGCGCGTACCGACCCTCGCGAAACGCGGCGTCGATCGCGCCGGTCGCCGACGCCTCCACCGCGGTGCGCACGGGCGTGAACCCCCGCGCACGCGCCAGCGCGCCGGCGACGTCCACCTCGCCGGATGCGGCCAGCGCGTCAAACACGTGCCCGTAGACGCGGTCGTCGCCCACCGGGAACGCCCGCGTCTTGAGCTCGTCCCTCGGCATCCCACGCCGCCACGGCAGCGCGGCGTGGTACGCGGCCAGCGTCCGTAGGATCGCGTCGCGCACCGCGCCGACGACGCCCGACGCGAAGAGCCGTCCGCGAATCGAAGCCGCCCGCCCGTCCGAGATGAGCGCCGCCGTCTCCGCCGTGACGCGCTCCCGGCCCTCGCCGAGCAGCGGGACCAGCGCCTCGACCGACGTACCCGCCGGGCCGGCCGCGCGGAGGGCGGCGAGCAGGCGCGCATCCGGTCCGGAGGTCTCGAGTGATGCGACCTCGGCGGCGGCGGCATCCCCGCGGCGGCGGAGCGCGGCCGGCGCGGCGATGACTTCTCCCCCGCCGATCGTCGTCATCGGGGAATACCGGCGCAGGACAAACGGATCGCCGCGCAGCGCGACGGTCGGCCGCTCCAGCACCAGCTGGGCGACCGCCGAGTCGCCCGGGGCAAGCCGCGTCCGGTCCAGCAGCCGCACGCGGCCGATCACGTCGTCCGCGGCCAGGTACAGCCGCACGCGCCCGTGGTCGAGAAGCGGCGGCGCGTGCCGGAGGAGCCTCAGGCGCACGTCGAGGACGCGCGACGGCTCGATCGCCGCAGGCGGCGCCAGCACGTCACCGCGCCGCACCTCGTCTTTGCCGATGCCGGCGAGGTTCAGGGCGACGCGCTGACCGGCCCGCGCCTCCTCGACCGGGACGCCGTAGCTCTGCACCTGCCGCACCCGGACCTGGCGGCGCGCCGGCAGCAGCTCGAGCATGTCTCCCCCGCGGACGCGGCCGCTCCACAACGTGCCGGTGATCACCGTCCCGAATCCCTCCATGGTGAAACTGCGGTCGACGGGCAGACGCGCCGGGGCGGCGATGTCGCGCGCCGGCGCGTCGTCGAGGGTCCGGTCGATCGCCTCGACCAGCTCCGCGAGTCCCGTCCGCGTCCGCGCCGACACCCGCAGCACCGGCGCCCCCTCGAGAAACGTCCCGGCGCACATCGCCCGCACGTCCTCCTCGACCAGCGCGAGCCAGTCGGCGTCTGTCACCAAGTCCATCTTGTTCAGCACGACGAGACCGCGGTGGACGCGCAGAAACCGCAGGATGTCCAGATGCTCGCGCGTCTGCGGCATGACGCCTTCATCGGCCGCCACCACCAGCAACACGAGATCCAGCCCGGCGGCGCCGGCGAGCATGTTCTTGATGAGCCGCTCGTGACCCGGCACGTCCACGACCCCGATCCGCCGGCCGCTTGGAAGGTCGAGGTGGGCAAACCCGAGATCGATCGTCATGCCGCGGCGCTTCTCTTCGTCGAGCCGGTCGGGATCGATGCCGGTGAGGGCCGTCACGAGCGCGCTCTTGCCGTGGTCGATATGACCGGCGGTCCCGATCACGCCGGCGCCGGCGACACCAGGCGCGTGGGCGGCGGCACGGGACCGCCCGCCGCGCGCCGGGCCTTCGCCGGAGGCGGTCACAGCGGGGTCAGACGGCGTGGCGCGCGGCCGCCCGCAGCGCCTCGAGGAGCGGCTCGATGTCCTCCGCGTCCAACGTCCGGAGATCGAGCAGGATCCGCTCCTCGACGATCCGGGCGAACACCGGTGGCCGCTGCCCGCGGAGACGCCGGTCCCACGCTTCCGCGCCGCCGGCACTCGGGCGCAGCGCGACCGCCCAGGAGGCGAGTGCTGTCCCCGGCAGGGCCCCGCCGCCCGCTTCGCCCGCCGTGCGCACCACGTCGACGCCGGCGGCATCGCCGACCGCCTCGGCCGCGCGCGCCGCCAGGTCGTGGGCGGCGGCCTCGAGCCCCGCGGGGTCACGCCCCAGCGACCGAAGCACCGGCACCTCCTCCCATGCCCGGTCCGGGTCGCGGTACAGGCGGAGCGTGGCCTCCAGCGCCGCCAGACAGAGTTTGTCGATGCGCACGGCCCGCGCCAGCGGATGCGCGCGGATGCGGGTGAGCGGATCGCGCCGGCCCACGATCAGCCCGGCCTGCGGACCACCGAGCAATTTGTCGCCGCTCGCGGTGACGACGTCGACCTCGGCCGCGACGGCCGCGGCCAGGGTCGGTTCCGCCGGCAGACCGCGCGCCGCGAGATCGACGAACGCGCCGCTGCCCATGTCGAACAGCACCGGCACGCCGGCGCGCCGCCCGAGCGTGGCGAGATCCTCCGCGGCCACTTCCTGCACAAATCCGCGCATCGTGAAGTTGCTGCGGTGCACCTTGACCAGCAGCGCCGTCTCGGGGCCAATGGCCGCCTCGTAGTCCTGGA from bacterium encodes the following:
- a CDS encoding class I SAM-dependent methyltransferase, with the translated sequence MSNIEGEYLLAGGAAELERLRLQARVWEPEAEAMLDRIGVVPDAHCIDLGCGAMGILGPLSRRVGPSGRVVGVDVDAKQLAGARAFAKEAGLSNVEILELDAYHTRLPAQAFDLVHVRFVFAPVGREEELLLEMLRLVRPGGIVAIQEPDAS
- a CDS encoding transposase is translated as MLHLTLGNKESYRCWLGMLRDLVRRGLRPPVSITSDGAPGLLRAIKETWPKSLRIRCWVHRMRNVLDKVPDAARAEVKAHLVAIRDAPTYEVGRQTAMAVLARFERTYPTAMASLREDLEASLAHLRLPIGHRKYARTTNLIERSFLEERRRTKVIPRFFDERSCLKLVYATLMRASQRWQRIRITDAERVHLLRLRQELGLKLHLLVPSKRHAIKRSKKRMVAA
- a CDS encoding transposase; translated protein: MPRIAPSTKIREEITRLLQDGVPKDQNVVGTLLRLGAQQLAQELLEEEATDFLGRDRYVRHRGAEPHRGYRNGYGPRRVRTAEGDIPLQIPQVRHTPIPYQSQLLSFLRGHTDVLDRLVAEMYARGLSTRDIEDTFRDVTGASLVSASGVSAVTARLWEEYQAFTRRDLSGVAVEYLFLDAIYESLRLQGGGGGGPPVRVGHPRGRPESLAAPDLGQ
- a CDS encoding DUF3048 domain-containing protein: MSDRATRVPTLITLGLITAFAVSACAPRNSVKPPEQAPRTGGQPSPIVDSPLDGLPIPREAALLRPLAVIVENHPEARPQWGLARASRVYEALTEGPITRYLALYGTQAVDRVGPVRSIRTQFLNYVLETGAALAHVGGNEDALDLIPALRITNLDEFRFSGAYWRVPSRGIAYEHTMFTSTAALRDVTGEHGWAEWAAVAHPIWKNDVALPERPAAQTVTIDFSDPLYRVRWLYRRTTNDYARELAGRPDVDAGTGIVLHAATISVMVVPRTEGRTHIREDTWTYDDVGSGPAWVVEDGMVIPATWHKESRSARLVFVDQHGAEIPMNRGPQWIEIIPPSVAPVFE
- the selB gene encoding selenocysteine-specific translation elongation factor, whose protein sequence is MTASGEGPARGGRSRAAAHAPGVAGAGVIGTAGHIDHGKSALVTALTGIDPDRLDEEKRRGMTIDLGFAHLDLPSGRRIGVVDVPGHERLIKNMLAGAAGLDLVLLVVAADEGVMPQTREHLDILRFLRVHRGLVVLNKMDLVTDADWLALVEEDVRAMCAGTFLEGAPVLRVSARTRTGLAELVEAIDRTLDDAPARDIAAPARLPVDRSFTMEGFGTVITGTLWSGRVRGGDMLELLPARRQVRVRQVQSYGVPVEEARAGQRVALNLAGIGKDEVRRGDVLAPPAAIEPSRVLDVRLRLLRHAPPLLDHGRVRLYLAADDVIGRVRLLDRTRLAPGDSAVAQLVLERPTVALRGDPFVLRRYSPMTTIGGGEVIAAPAALRRRGDAAAAEVASLETSGPDARLLAALRAAGPAGTSVEALVPLLGEGRERVTAETAALISDGRAASIRGRLFASGVVGAVRDAILRTLAAYHAALPWRRGMPRDELKTRAFPVGDDRVYGHVFDALAASGEVDVAGALARARGFTPVRTAVEASATGAIDAAFREGRYAPPDRGEVLARAADRGAAERMFQALLDDGTLVDVGAGVMFHRDVLADVEARVRDQLAAQGEITVASLRDLLGNSRKFTLTLLEYFDARRVTRRVGDKRVFAQRPPAARPAP
- the selA gene encoding L-seryl-tRNA(Sec) selenium transferase, with the translated sequence MSHPSFRRLPSIERLLQSLEAAGELGRHPRRLVVACAREAVERARRRLIEVPGSDAASAEALVADTRALLAARAAPSLIRAINATGIVLHTNLGRAPLAAAARSAAAGAAGYAVLEIDAASGARGSRQTHVAGLLRELTGAEDALAVNNNAAAVLLALTALARGRDVVVSRGELVEIGGSFRIPDIMAASGCRLVEVGTTNKTYLQDYEAAIGPETALLVKVHRSNFTMRGFVQEVAAEDLATLGRRAGVPVLFDMGSGAFVDLAARGLPAEPTLAAAVAAEVDVVTASGDKLLGGPQAGLIVGRRDPLTRIRAHPLARAVRIDKLCLAALEATLRLYRDPDRAWEEVPVLRSLGRDPAGLEAAAHDLAARAAEAVGDAAGVDVVRTAGEAGGGALPGTALASWAVALRPSAGGAEAWDRRLRGQRPPVFARIVEERILLDLRTLDAEDIEPLLEALRAAARHAV